A genomic window from Luteolibacter sp. LG18 includes:
- a CDS encoding class I SAM-dependent methyltransferase, protein MTTPDHASGWANPPRPTELAHRLLEGVLKPGDHAIDATCGNGHDTLFLARQVGAAGRVLAFDVQAAAIGSARHLVEEYGVGSQVSFVLESHARLAEHTAPGACAAVMFNLGYLPGADREVITRSEETLPALAAATVALRPGGWLCVVCYPGHRGGDDEAAEVERWMEGLTPSGWRVARYGMLGTRKPAPFLLVAVKPG, encoded by the coding sequence ATGACGACTCCCGATCATGCGTCCGGTTGGGCGAACCCGCCCCGACCGACCGAGCTGGCCCACCGGCTGTTGGAGGGCGTATTGAAGCCGGGCGACCACGCCATCGACGCGACCTGTGGCAATGGCCACGACACTTTGTTTCTCGCCCGTCAGGTGGGAGCTGCCGGACGAGTGCTGGCCTTCGATGTGCAGGCGGCCGCGATCGGATCGGCGCGGCATCTGGTGGAGGAGTATGGCGTGGGCTCGCAGGTGTCCTTTGTGCTCGAATCCCACGCCCGCTTGGCGGAGCACACGGCTCCCGGTGCGTGCGCTGCGGTGATGTTCAACCTCGGCTATCTGCCCGGTGCCGACCGGGAGGTGATCACCCGCTCGGAGGAAACGCTGCCCGCGCTGGCGGCGGCCACGGTCGCGCTGCGGCCGGGCGGTTGGCTGTGTGTCGTTTGCTACCCCGGCCATCGCGGCGGGGACGATGAGGCGGCGGAGGTCGAGCGCTGGATGGAGGGATTGACGCCTTCCGGTTGGCGGGTGGCCCGCTACGGCATGCTCGGCACACGGAAACCCGCGCCGTTTCTGTTGGTGGCGGTGAAGCCGGGTTGA
- a CDS encoding transglutaminase-like domain-containing protein — protein MFRLCWVFGSLGLAGICRLSAGNAVPAAGEVVSFPWQKAGSPPAEIQAAFVAPETFLDEEHPAWRAEMLRRFAPVVKDCKTRREAILAVAEQAAKVCGTRYTTERRAPNQSAIESMESGKASCTGLSILLAAAYRSVGIPARLAGVGEWGDRPGNHTWVEVWDDDGWHFVEYYPDKKGLDAGWILDPILRLDAKNPRSRVMAVDPTGGLSFFLAWDPSNQAIHAVDRTADYLKIAERQGLVKSESVTDCSAATAVFECRDKAGTRVAVAFKVMEGDREVFSGKTPGPLDDLNNAPRTGLTPGHAYTVTYADDKVLPLTPKVGPPATVVLSLE, from the coding sequence ATGTTTCGTTTGTGCTGGGTCTTCGGGAGTTTGGGGCTGGCGGGAATCTGCCGCTTGTCCGCTGGGAATGCCGTGCCTGCGGCGGGTGAGGTCGTTTCCTTTCCGTGGCAGAAGGCGGGCTCGCCTCCAGCGGAGATCCAGGCCGCGTTCGTGGCCCCGGAGACCTTCCTCGATGAAGAGCACCCGGCGTGGCGTGCGGAGATGCTGCGGCGGTTTGCCCCGGTGGTGAAGGACTGCAAGACCCGGCGCGAGGCGATCCTGGCGGTGGCGGAGCAGGCGGCGAAGGTGTGCGGTACCCGCTACACCACCGAGCGGCGGGCCCCGAATCAATCGGCGATCGAGTCGATGGAATCCGGGAAAGCCAGTTGCACCGGGCTTTCGATCCTGCTGGCCGCGGCCTATCGATCGGTGGGCATCCCGGCCCGGCTCGCGGGGGTGGGGGAATGGGGCGACCGCCCCGGCAACCACACGTGGGTGGAGGTGTGGGACGACGATGGCTGGCACTTTGTGGAATATTACCCGGACAAGAAGGGGCTCGATGCCGGTTGGATTCTCGATCCCATCCTGCGGCTCGACGCGAAAAACCCGCGCTCGCGGGTGATGGCGGTGGACCCGACGGGTGGGCTGAGTTTCTTCCTGGCGTGGGATCCATCCAACCAAGCGATCCACGCGGTCGACCGCACCGCGGACTATCTCAAGATCGCCGAGCGTCAGGGGCTGGTGAAGAGCGAGTCGGTGACGGACTGCTCCGCGGCGACGGCGGTGTTCGAGTGCCGGGACAAGGCCGGAACCCGGGTGGCGGTGGCGTTCAAGGTGATGGAGGGCGACCGCGAGGTGTTCTCCGGCAAGACCCCCGGTCCGCTCGATGACCTGAACAACGCGCCCCGCACCGGCCTGACTCCCGGTCATGCCTATACGGTTACCTACGCGGACGATAAGGTGCTCCCTCTCACCCCGAAGGTGGGTCCGCCAGCCACCGTGGTGCTGTCGTTGGAATAA
- a CDS encoding alpha/beta fold hydrolase, producing MLAAWAVGIAPLLAADPAPRPQPKSPRELIHELSRDPNGDWATVARAFLGKNGGNSLFYYPTRDTAETPATWGWKFENVWFKSADGTRLHGWFLPAGGKTTKGTIVFSHGNTGAMGYHLGFVSWLLPEGFNVLVFDYRGFGSSGGVPVRHGMIEDVRAAFDYVRTRRDIDVNRIVSMGHSLGASKSITALAEKPIPGVRAIVSDSGFASYTGMADAIAGKVGTGVVSDEWSPKDWVAKLAPLPLLVIHGTDDEVVPFAQGQQLFAAAAAPKTMFTVQGGHHGNSLWRNNGEYRKKMLEWLATAMK from the coding sequence ATGTTGGCCGCTTGGGCGGTGGGAATCGCCCCGTTGCTGGCGGCGGATCCCGCGCCGCGCCCGCAGCCGAAAAGTCCGCGCGAACTCATTCATGAGTTGAGCCGTGATCCGAACGGCGATTGGGCGACCGTGGCCCGCGCCTTCCTGGGCAAGAATGGCGGCAACTCGCTGTTTTACTACCCCACCCGGGATACGGCGGAAACCCCCGCCACCTGGGGCTGGAAGTTCGAGAACGTGTGGTTCAAGTCCGCCGATGGCACCCGGCTGCACGGCTGGTTCCTCCCGGCGGGAGGCAAGACCACGAAGGGCACGATCGTGTTTTCCCACGGCAATACCGGTGCGATGGGCTACCACCTCGGCTTCGTGTCGTGGCTGCTGCCGGAGGGCTTCAATGTGCTGGTGTTCGATTACCGCGGTTTCGGCAGCTCCGGTGGAGTGCCGGTCCGGCATGGCATGATCGAGGATGTCCGGGCCGCCTTCGACTATGTGCGGACCCGCCGCGATATCGACGTGAACCGGATCGTCTCGATGGGCCACAGCCTGGGGGCCTCGAAATCCATCACCGCGTTGGCGGAAAAGCCGATTCCGGGGGTGCGGGCGATCGTCAGCGACAGCGGATTCGCCTCCTACACCGGCATGGCGGATGCCATCGCGGGCAAGGTCGGCACCGGCGTGGTCAGCGATGAATGGTCGCCGAAGGACTGGGTCGCGAAGCTGGCGCCGCTGCCCTTGCTGGTGATCCATGGCACCGATGACGAGGTGGTGCCGTTTGCTCAAGGGCAGCAGCTTTTCGCCGCCGCCGCGGCCCCGAAGACCATGTTCACCGTGCAGGGCGGACACCACGGCAATTCGCTGTGGCGGAACAACGGCGAGTACCGGAAGAAGATGCTCGAGTGGCTCGCCACGGCCATGAAGTGA
- the ndk gene encoding nucleoside-diphosphate kinase, whose protein sequence is MSLETTLILFKPDAVEKKIVGTVLSRFEKEGFRIRGLKVLALSDEILAEHYSHIADKPFFPSVREFMQEAPVVALALEGEDVIARVRDLLGPTDSTQAAAGTIRGDFGFKDSDAKMRNVCHASDSVEAAEAELKRFFNEGEVIA, encoded by the coding sequence ATGTCTCTTGAGACCACACTGATTCTTTTCAAGCCCGACGCCGTTGAGAAAAAGATCGTCGGCACCGTTCTTTCCCGTTTCGAGAAGGAAGGCTTCCGCATCCGCGGCCTCAAGGTGCTCGCCCTCAGCGATGAGATCCTCGCCGAGCACTACTCCCACATCGCCGACAAGCCGTTCTTCCCGTCCGTCCGCGAGTTCATGCAGGAAGCCCCGGTCGTCGCCCTCGCCCTCGAAGGCGAGGACGTGATCGCCCGCGTCCGCGACCTCCTCGGCCCGACCGATTCCACCCAGGCCGCCGCCGGCACCATCCGCGGTGACTTCGGCTTCAAGGACAGCGACGCCAAGATGCGCAACGTCTGCCACGCCTCCGACTCCGTCGAAGCCGCCGAGGCCGAGCTGAAGCGCTTCTTCAACGAAGGCGAAGTGATCGCCTGA
- a CDS encoding DUF3147 family protein, translating to MSRFPWDKFLSFTPMDLVKLIVTALIIVVVTKIQVVNDRLSALLIALPFTSLVAMCWMQAEKQGNTRIANHSEGTFWFVLPTLPMFLILPWMLRSGWNFWLALFANCLLTIGFFWLTVVILRRFGIDLMPK from the coding sequence ATGAGTCGATTTCCCTGGGACAAATTCCTCTCCTTCACCCCGATGGATCTGGTGAAGCTCATCGTCACCGCCTTGATCATCGTGGTGGTCACCAAAATCCAGGTCGTAAACGATCGCCTCTCCGCCCTGTTGATCGCGCTGCCCTTCACCTCGCTGGTGGCGATGTGCTGGATGCAGGCGGAAAAGCAGGGGAACACCCGCATCGCGAACCACTCCGAGGGCACTTTCTGGTTCGTGCTGCCGACCCTGCCGATGTTCCTGATCCTGCCGTGGATGTTGCGCAGTGGCTGGAACTTCTGGCTGGCGCTTTTCGCGAACTGCCTGCTGACCATCGGTTTCTTCTGGCTCACGGTGGTCATCCTGCGCCGTTTCGGGATCGATCTGATGCCGAAATGA
- a CDS encoding DNA-directed RNA polymerase subunit omega, with translation MKSDLVDKAAEIVTDPLVLVNLVSQRVRQLNSGRSPLIPTRPSMGAADIALQEIIEGKIKLGEKKKEEEVIAE, from the coding sequence ATGAAAAGCGACCTTGTCGACAAAGCTGCTGAGATCGTGACCGATCCCCTCGTTCTGGTGAACCTCGTTTCCCAGCGCGTCCGCCAGCTGAACAGCGGCCGTTCGCCGCTGATCCCGACCCGCCCGAGCATGGGTGCCGCCGATATCGCCCTCCAGGAGATCATCGAAGGTAAGATCAAGCTCGGCGAGAAGAAGAAGGAAGAGGAAGTCATCGCCGAGTGA
- the smpB gene encoding SsrA-binding protein SmpB has product MSVRGSGEISTNRKAGRDFHISDKFEAGIELKGTEVKSIRAGKINVSDAFARVEKGQVFLYGCNIQPWETAAEWFNHTAQRPRRLLLHKQEIFKLEQAMALQGCTLPLLRMYWKDRRVKVEIGIGKGKTHSDQRHDLKKKVELREAQREIQRFNRK; this is encoded by the coding sequence ATGAGCGTGCGCGGGAGCGGGGAAATCTCGACCAACCGGAAAGCCGGGCGGGATTTCCATATCTCGGACAAGTTCGAGGCTGGCATCGAGCTGAAAGGCACCGAGGTCAAATCGATCCGTGCCGGGAAGATCAACGTTTCCGACGCCTTCGCCCGTGTCGAGAAGGGCCAGGTGTTCCTCTACGGTTGCAATATCCAGCCTTGGGAGACCGCCGCGGAGTGGTTCAACCACACCGCCCAGCGCCCCCGCCGCCTGTTGCTCCACAAGCAGGAAATTTTCAAACTGGAGCAGGCGATGGCCCTCCAGGGCTGCACCCTGCCGCTGCTGCGGATGTATTGGAAGGACCGCCGCGTGAAGGTGGAAATCGGCATCGGCAAGGGCAAGACCCACTCCGACCAGCGCCACGACCTGAAGAAGAAGGTCGAACTGCGCGAGGCCCAGCGCGAGATCCAGCGGTTCAATCGGAAATAA
- the rpsO gene encoding 30S ribosomal protein S15 → MSTINLKDYQVHDKDTGSASYQAALLTQRIQHLTIHLNANTKDFSSRRGLLKMVSQRRKLLDYLKGESEERYQQVIQGLGLRR, encoded by the coding sequence ATGAGCACCATCAATCTGAAGGACTATCAAGTCCACGACAAAGACACCGGCAGCGCCTCCTATCAGGCCGCCCTCCTCACGCAGCGCATCCAGCACCTGACGATCCACCTGAACGCCAACACGAAGGACTTCTCGTCCCGCCGCGGCCTTCTGAAGATGGTGTCCCAGCGCCGCAAGCTTCTGGACTACCTCAAGGGTGAGTCCGAAGAGCGTTACCAGCAGGTCATCCAAGGCCTCGGTCTCCGCCGCTAA
- a CDS encoding polyribonucleotide nucleotidyltransferase produces the protein MNIHSITAEVGSNPITIETGKLAKLADGAVTVRSGDTIILVTAVSATKVKDGQTWFPLSVEYKEKASAAGVFPGGYFKREGRPTEKEILTCRMTDRPLRPLFPKGYFYDTQIVAILLSADAINDADILSMNGASAALCLSDIPFAGPIGAVRVGRVDGQFVINPTFDERENSDLDLVYVGNKTDVIMIEGAADELPEEEFVKALHFAQEAVQKLVAVQEELVRLAGKPKRDYTPVLAKENLLEIAYEIAGDRIEGAIYAPTKVERAKKVGALRDEVEAAIKERAPEATAFDVEQAFEYLQKKAFRISIMEKGLRADGRNPSQLRNLYAEANVLPRVHGSAIFSRGETQALAIATLAPGDEKQFIDNYAGGESEKRFILHYNFPPFSVGETGRMGGLNRREIGHGALAERSIQPVLPHPDEFPYAIRVSSEVTESNGSTSMATVCSGTMSLLSAGVPLIRPVAGISVGLVTEFNEAGAMEKYIPLLDIIGSEDFYGDMDFKLCGTSHGVTGYQLDLKLPGIPLSILAEAVTIAKNARTPILEKMAEAIPAHGELSPHAPRIVSIKIPADRIGELIGPGGKNIKGIQAESGAEVSIEDDGTVRIYASKQEGLDRAKSLIERMFQEIEVGKVYTGKVVSITAFGAFMEVLPGKDGLVHVSELAEGRTENVEDIVKKGDLITAKCIGVDEKGRVKMSRRAYLRDQKAEQVEAAPAEA, from the coding sequence ATGAATATTCACTCCATCACGGCCGAAGTCGGCTCCAACCCGATTACGATCGAAACCGGCAAACTTGCCAAACTCGCCGACGGTGCCGTTACCGTCCGCTCCGGTGACACCATCATCCTCGTCACCGCCGTCTCCGCCACCAAGGTGAAGGACGGTCAAACCTGGTTCCCCCTTTCCGTCGAGTATAAGGAAAAGGCCTCCGCCGCCGGCGTGTTCCCGGGTGGCTACTTCAAGCGTGAAGGCCGTCCGACCGAGAAGGAAATCCTCACCTGCCGCATGACGGACCGCCCGCTGCGTCCGCTGTTCCCGAAGGGTTACTTCTACGACACCCAGATCGTCGCCATCCTCCTCAGCGCGGACGCGATCAACGACGCCGACATCCTCTCGATGAACGGTGCTTCCGCCGCCCTCTGTCTTTCCGACATCCCGTTCGCCGGCCCGATCGGCGCGGTGCGCGTCGGCCGCGTCGATGGCCAGTTCGTCATCAACCCGACCTTCGACGAGCGCGAGAACAGCGATCTCGACCTCGTTTACGTGGGTAACAAGACCGACGTGATCATGATCGAAGGTGCTGCCGACGAACTTCCGGAAGAGGAGTTCGTGAAGGCCCTTCACTTCGCCCAGGAAGCCGTCCAGAAGCTGGTGGCCGTCCAGGAAGAGCTCGTCCGCCTCGCCGGCAAGCCGAAGCGCGATTACACCCCGGTGCTCGCCAAGGAGAACCTCCTCGAGATCGCCTACGAAATCGCCGGCGACCGCATCGAAGGTGCCATCTACGCCCCGACCAAGGTCGAGCGCGCGAAGAAGGTCGGCGCCCTCCGCGACGAAGTCGAAGCCGCGATCAAGGAGCGCGCTCCGGAAGCCACCGCGTTCGACGTCGAGCAGGCGTTCGAATACCTCCAGAAGAAGGCCTTCCGCATCTCCATCATGGAGAAGGGCCTCCGCGCCGACGGCCGCAACCCGAGCCAGCTCCGCAACCTGTATGCCGAAGCCAACGTGCTGCCGCGCGTCCACGGTTCCGCCATCTTCTCCCGCGGTGAGACCCAGGCCCTCGCCATCGCGACCCTCGCGCCGGGCGATGAGAAGCAGTTCATCGACAACTACGCCGGTGGCGAGAGCGAGAAGCGCTTCATCCTTCACTACAACTTCCCTCCGTTCTCCGTCGGTGAAACCGGCCGCATGGGTGGCCTGAACCGCCGCGAAATCGGCCACGGCGCGCTCGCCGAGCGCTCGATCCAGCCGGTGCTGCCGCACCCGGACGAGTTCCCCTACGCGATCCGCGTGTCCTCCGAAGTGACCGAGTCGAACGGCTCGACCTCGATGGCCACCGTGTGCTCCGGCACCATGTCGCTCCTCAGCGCCGGTGTCCCGCTCATCCGCCCGGTCGCCGGTATCTCCGTGGGTCTCGTCACCGAGTTCAACGAAGCCGGTGCCATGGAGAAGTACATCCCGCTGCTCGACATCATCGGCAGCGAGGACTTCTACGGTGACATGGACTTCAAGCTCTGCGGCACCAGCCACGGTGTCACCGGCTACCAGCTCGACCTGAAGCTCCCGGGTATCCCGCTCTCGATCCTCGCGGAAGCCGTGACGATCGCGAAGAACGCCCGCACGCCGATCCTTGAGAAGATGGCCGAGGCCATCCCGGCCCACGGCGAGCTCAGCCCGCACGCCCCGCGCATCGTCTCGATCAAGATCCCGGCGGATCGCATCGGCGAGCTCATTGGGCCTGGCGGCAAGAACATCAAGGGCATCCAGGCCGAGTCCGGCGCGGAAGTCAGCATCGAAGACGACGGCACCGTGCGCATCTACGCCTCCAAGCAGGAAGGCCTCGACCGCGCGAAGTCGCTCATCGAGCGCATGTTCCAGGAAATCGAAGTCGGCAAGGTCTACACCGGCAAGGTCGTCAGCATCACCGCCTTCGGCGCCTTCATGGAAGTGCTCCCGGGCAAGGACGGCCTCGTCCACGTCTCCGAGCTGGCCGAAGGCCGCACCGAGAACGTCGAGGACATCGTCAAGAAGGGCGATCTCATCACCGCCAAGTGCATCGGCGTTGATGAGAAGGGCCGCGTGAAGATGAGCCGCCGCGCTTACCTCCGCGACCAGAAGGCCGAGCAGGTTGAAGCCGCTCCGGCCGAAGCCTGA
- a CDS encoding DUF2167 domain-containing protein — protein sequence MMKRLLTSLAAMVLGCMMVSQAGAQEPGAGGMSEARKKEILAWLDGVKFQTGEIPVGTVAKAKVPEGYKYLNPTDAGKYLTYLGNPPAPVLGILLPKGSELFGEDGWFVVLEYEKDGHVKDDDAAKIDYSDLLSDMQKGTREHNSQRIKEGYPAVELVGWAEPPHYDGSSHKLYWAQDLKFQGAEGENSLNYNIRMLGREGVLVANAVGGIHDLPAIKAATPDILSMVDFTPGNRYEDYNSKTDHTAEYGIAGLIAGAAGLKVAAKLGIFALIAKKAAVLWKPIAIALAAIATRFKKLFGRKSEA from the coding sequence ATGATGAAACGTTTGCTCACGTCCTTGGCCGCGATGGTCCTGGGGTGCATGATGGTGTCGCAGGCTGGTGCGCAGGAGCCCGGTGCCGGGGGAATGTCCGAGGCCCGCAAGAAAGAGATCCTCGCGTGGCTGGACGGGGTGAAGTTCCAGACCGGTGAGATTCCGGTCGGCACGGTGGCGAAGGCGAAGGTGCCGGAGGGCTACAAGTATCTGAACCCCACGGATGCCGGGAAATACCTGACCTATCTGGGCAATCCTCCCGCGCCGGTGCTCGGGATCCTTTTGCCGAAGGGCTCGGAGTTGTTTGGCGAGGACGGCTGGTTCGTGGTGCTGGAGTATGAAAAGGACGGCCACGTGAAGGACGACGACGCGGCGAAGATCGACTACAGCGATCTGTTGTCGGACATGCAGAAGGGCACCCGCGAGCACAATTCCCAGCGGATCAAGGAGGGTTATCCGGCGGTGGAGCTCGTCGGTTGGGCGGAGCCGCCCCACTACGACGGGTCCAGCCACAAGCTCTACTGGGCCCAGGATCTCAAATTCCAAGGTGCCGAAGGGGAGAATTCGCTGAACTATAACATCCGCATGCTCGGTCGTGAAGGGGTTCTGGTGGCGAACGCCGTTGGCGGCATCCACGATCTGCCAGCGATCAAGGCCGCCACTCCGGACATTCTCTCGATGGTCGATTTCACCCCGGGCAACCGTTACGAGGACTACAACTCGAAGACCGACCACACCGCGGAATACGGCATCGCCGGCCTGATCGCGGGTGCGGCCGGTCTCAAAGTGGCGGCGAAGCTCGGGATTTTCGCGTTGATCGCGAAGAAGGCCGCGGTGCTGTGGAAGCCGATCGCCATCGCCCTGGCCGCCATTGCCACGCGCTTCAAGAAGCTCTTCGGCCGCAAGAGCGAGGCTTGA
- a CDS encoding acyl-CoA dehydrogenase family protein yields the protein MSLDTSKMSSGQRAAMELAESSRDTRELSGFAASIFDGKADFSPVCPFPMQPREDRIRGDGFLDPLRDFLKHHTDPDAIDREGEIPQEVFDGLARLGAFGIKIPTEYGGLGLSQTNYSRAAMVLGGHCGNLTALLSAHQSIGIPQPLLMFGSEEQKRKYLPRCAHGGVSAFALTEHDVGSDPARMKTEAKRDGDHYILNGEKLWCTNGLKAGHMIVMAKTPTPEKPGAITAFIVESNWPGVEIVTRCRFMGLKALYNGIIRFTNVRIPAENIVLGEGKGLKVALSTLNTGRLTLPAACAGMMYRLLEISRQWCSTREQWGQVIGKHAAIAAKLADIAADAFATEALVRYASALVDADHSADIRLEAALAKLWGTEAGWRAADQTLQLRGGRGFETADSLRNRGEPAEPVERFLRDSRINTIFEGSTEIMHLFIAREMLDPHLRRGADAIDSRKPIGERLTVAAKAGVFYAGWYTGRLLPIHSPLPHDLDPKLRYHLRKTASLSRSLSRSIFHAMILNGPKLEKKQMLLARLVDAGAELLAMACSCGYAHAVKDDPTHPLASKAIATADYICTRGAQRVGILLHGHAQETDSRGYALAKSLLG from the coding sequence ATGAGCCTCGACACCTCGAAGATGAGCAGCGGCCAACGCGCCGCCATGGAACTCGCCGAATCGTCACGCGACACCCGCGAGCTGAGCGGGTTCGCCGCCTCGATTTTCGACGGCAAGGCGGACTTCAGCCCGGTGTGCCCGTTTCCCATGCAGCCGCGCGAAGATCGCATCCGCGGCGACGGCTTCCTCGATCCGCTCCGCGATTTCCTGAAGCACCACACCGATCCGGACGCCATCGACCGCGAGGGCGAGATCCCGCAGGAGGTGTTCGATGGCTTGGCGCGCCTCGGCGCTTTCGGGATCAAGATCCCGACCGAGTATGGCGGCCTCGGGCTTTCGCAAACAAACTACTCACGCGCCGCGATGGTGCTGGGCGGCCACTGTGGCAATCTCACCGCGCTGCTCAGCGCCCACCAATCGATCGGCATCCCGCAGCCGCTGCTGATGTTCGGCAGCGAAGAGCAGAAGCGGAAGTATCTCCCGCGCTGCGCCCACGGCGGTGTTTCCGCCTTCGCCCTGACCGAGCACGATGTCGGCTCCGACCCCGCGCGGATGAAGACCGAGGCGAAACGCGACGGCGACCACTACATCCTCAATGGCGAGAAGCTGTGGTGCACCAACGGGCTGAAAGCCGGTCACATGATCGTGATGGCAAAGACACCCACGCCGGAGAAACCGGGCGCGATCACCGCCTTCATCGTGGAATCGAATTGGCCGGGCGTGGAGATCGTCACGCGCTGCCGTTTCATGGGCCTAAAGGCGCTCTACAACGGCATCATCCGTTTCACCAACGTCCGCATCCCGGCGGAGAACATCGTGCTCGGCGAGGGCAAGGGCCTGAAGGTCGCGCTCAGCACGCTCAACACCGGCCGCCTCACCCTGCCCGCCGCCTGCGCGGGGATGATGTACCGGCTGCTGGAAATCTCCCGCCAGTGGTGCTCGACCCGCGAGCAATGGGGCCAGGTGATCGGCAAACACGCCGCCATCGCCGCAAAGCTCGCCGACATCGCCGCCGATGCCTTCGCCACCGAGGCCTTGGTCCGCTACGCCTCCGCGCTGGTCGATGCCGACCATTCCGCCGACATCCGGCTCGAGGCCGCGCTGGCAAAGCTGTGGGGCACCGAGGCCGGTTGGCGCGCCGCCGACCAGACGCTCCAGCTCCGCGGCGGCCGCGGCTTTGAAACCGCCGACTCGCTCCGCAACCGGGGTGAGCCCGCCGAGCCGGTGGAGCGTTTCTTGCGCGACAGCCGCATCAACACGATCTTCGAGGGCTCGACCGAGATCATGCACCTCTTTATCGCGCGTGAGATGCTCGACCCTCACCTGCGCCGCGGCGCGGACGCGATCGACAGCCGCAAGCCGATCGGTGAACGACTCACCGTGGCCGCGAAGGCCGGGGTGTTCTACGCGGGCTGGTACACGGGCCGCCTGCTGCCGATCCACAGCCCGCTGCCGCACGACCTCGATCCGAAACTGCGCTACCACCTCCGCAAAACCGCCTCGCTCAGCCGCAGCCTCAGCCGCTCGATCTTCCACGCGATGATCCTCAACGGGCCGAAGCTGGAGAAGAAGCAGATGCTGCTCGCCCGCCTCGTCGATGCCGGAGCCGAGCTGCTGGCGATGGCCTGCTCCTGTGGCTACGCCCACGCGGTGAAGGATGATCCGACGCACCCGCTGGCCTCGAAAGCCATCGCCACCGCCGACTACATCTGCACCCGCGGCGCGCAGCGGGTGGGCATCCTGCTGCACGGCCACGCGCAGGAAACGGACTCCCGCGGCTACGCGCTGGCGAAGAGTTTGCTGGGGTAG